Within the Populus trichocarpa isolate Nisqually-1 chromosome 14, P.trichocarpa_v4.1, whole genome shotgun sequence genome, the region aaagTTAGAATCgaagatttgttttgtttaaaagaaagtgaataaaattaaatcaatttaagttttttctatCTAGATAAGTCCatgtttacttttttaaataaacaaataaaatttaataaaatttactatcataaatatttaaatataaaaaataaaaactaaaataacaaaaaaaaagtacatgtactcaattaaaaataaaatagaatatttaAGGACAGGCAACATATATGTAGGCATATCATGTGTTAATTTAATGGTTATGTCAACACATGtttgataaaatctaataaaatcacttgattagaaaaacaatatgaaaaatatatactcaaataaaataaataaaagtaaagacACTGCAAtgtaaaaaatgaaagttgGCACCCCAAATCCGTAATAATCTCCTAAAGTTAACCACTCCTTCAAGTCTTCAACTACACGTTTACAGTTAGAGTTGTTTGATAGCTTGTGTAAGGCGTTGTTTACTTGTTATGAATCAAAGGCTGCAGCCGCTGCACAAAAGTGTCCAGAAGCAATGCTATTGGGCTACGAGCCAGCGGGTTTTGAGGAGGAACCACCTTTtcaccttttccttttaaaatttaaaattaataaaacataaaatgtagcaaaactataaattattctGGGtcaccttttcattttcttttatatgcaTTAATTCTTTCTTATAtgcaaaaattagaaattttcaaattctaaaatCATTGTTAAATTGCAGAGAGAATTCTAATTTGATAAATCttgaatattaataataataataataataatttcaataatttatcttaaagttaatttaaaagGCAACATATAAACTATTTAAATCATAACTAAAATTCACCTAGTTAATGAGAAACCAAATAATATCTtgagatataattaataaaaaatccaaaaataacttagaaaataaataaaattttaaaacaacatcTCGGATTTGAGCTTAAAATCATGTCAATCGATTATAGCTATTTAAACCATTATAAAACCAACTTTATAGATCCGatctaatatttaaattaaaaattatatatgttttcattaaaatttgatttgtcGAATCTTCTTCTTGGTATCCTCTATCTAACGGGGCTGATCCTGGATGTGAGGGTGCAGGGGGCTTGCTTAGAGATACTCATGGTCACTTTCTTGCTGGCTTATGAGCAAGTACTGGCGTTTATAGTGCTTTCAAGGCTGAGTTATGGCCTGCGAGGATTGGTGTGGAGTTTACATGGAATATTAACGATAGACTTCTGCAATCGGAGGTTGATTCCCGGGAAGTGGCTTCAGTTCTGTCAAAAGACACAGAAGAGACAACTGGTTCCGTTACAGAGGAGCAATTAATGAGCTAATTaagatttaatcaattttttgcaTAAAGACTCTTGACTTTCGAGAGTAATTTGGCGAAGCAATCTGCTTATTTCTACGTTTTCTGAATGAATCTTCAGCACTAATTGTTCAAAGCCTAGCCTATCAGCCCAAGCCGTCGCTTTAACTTTGAAACCAGGCTCTTGATTCTAAAAGCTAAAACAAAACTTTGCAAAGATCGATGGGCCTTTGTCATCCTATATGGTATATGTTGTATATTACTCACATGTCAGGTTACCAAGTCTCCCTCTTCTCTCTCTGTATGAGGTAGGGTTCATGCATGGTTATAAAACCTGTCCGGTCTTCAAAACCCGGATTACAGGTTAGATAAATTAAATTGGATTCAGTAATtctgtttaatttatattgttttataaataaatcaaatcatgtTTCACCTAAGTTTTGATTATATGATAGATTAACTCATTCAGTCAATTAGAtttaatcaagttaaatttCACTTGATTTACTACGAAACTCAACTCTTGTCGACTAGTTTTAATAAGACTGGTTTTAAGAATGTAGCCGACCGGAGGAAATAAACCGGGAGTGGATATGCCTATCCAATGAGATGTAATAATAAGGATTCAGCACCAATTGAAGGTTAATATTGGAATGTCCTATCCAAGAAGATAAGGGAAGAGAGAGATGATTGTAGGGTGGGAGGGCCGTGCCAGTATCCTTTAAGAAAGAAGGGGATGCTCTTTTTTGCCCCTATTATTTGTAGCTGTCATCCAATTGGGCTGCCCCCCAGCCTAGGGGTGCCATCCCTATCCTATGTTTTTCATGCTGGACCAATTTCCTCTGTAATTTCTAACGCAAGATGTGGCCGACACCAATTCATTTTAACTACGAGCGACTAGGTGTTTGACTGCAGCAGTGTGGGGACTGGGGGTCTCTATGAGATCACTTTGGCGAGTTGGTGAGATACCTTTTGGTTATTAAATGTGAATTGATTGGCGATATTACAGGGCTCCACACCACGATTGGTATAAACCAATGAAATGCTGATTTTATACCTATTCCAAATTAGGTTTTATATGGTTAACGGTTACATTTAGGTAATCTATTAGATTAATCCATGACACAGTTAACTTGGATAAAAATAAgacatgcttttattttttaaaaaaaaaacccttcaaacaATATCCTAATCAACTCGCCTACCCATAATTAAATTGACAACACACAACCTACTTCTTGAGTCGGATTATGGATCGGGGCAAGTCATGAATCGAGTTGTGCCTTCCACCTATGATTAAAAGAATAGGCGCATTAGTCTTGAAGTAATTGAGTCCGggttaatattaaagaatgaaaagaagtTGTTAATAACAAAGATCTCAAGTGCGTTGCAATACTTTTCCTCCACAACCAGTtccattgaaattaattatggaGGTGTGGGAGAAGGGCAGACTGTGCATGGAATCTAGCTAGCAAGGAAGGGAACAGTACAGCACATGTCGAGGGAGAGTGGGGACGTATTGGTCAAGTTCATGATGCTGCTCTCCTAATTGCATAAACACGAGGTTCAGGACCACATTTTTATCCCTctgctagttttttttgtttaatggatGATTTATAAGATCTTGCACTGCAAAGGAGCTGATCGTTTTCTATTCCGAAAATATTCATCTACTCATTAGAATGTTCAATGCCCAGAAGCTCGTCTCTTCGTGTTTGTAAAATCAGCCTAATTGCCAGGTTTCACGGCCATAATTACGCCTTCTCTGCACCGTTGAATTTGAAACTTCAGTGTCATTTCATGTGTTTCAACTTTAAAGAATTGGTAGAAACAGCGATACAGCAaataaaagaagtttttttaagtAGCATCTaggagttcgaaaataattaggaaaataaagaaaatttcaaaataataactaGTGGATTGATCCCAACCTCGTTTACCAATAACTAGCCAAACTCGTATATAATTGAGCTCGTAGAACATCTCGATgaaatttcaatataatttaacaattagataaaaaaattatgttttttaattaaaaaagattatttaactTGTTGAAATCTTTTAGATTTAAAACTATTTACATAACTaatgaattaatatttattgttttttatttgtgtgtttGAAATTACTCTCcaaaaaacttataataaaaagatttcgacccattattttttgggttcggCCATAGCCCATACATAATTACATTCCCTAATGAATCATAAATATTAAGAGGGAATAGTGGTCAGATATTTGCAGTGAATTCGAATCTGCCGATCGAGAACAAATTAGCTAGTTGGTGTAGATTGCTTTAATGTTAAGACTGGACGATTTCTCACTTTCTTCCtgatcaaaaacatttttggtgCAACTTTTAAAAGCTGGAGCTGAGAACGTAATTGCCCATGACAGGATCTGGGCGTGTGGACTGTGGCTAATGCTGGGGAGGTTGGCTAGGTCTTAAATGCTGCGTTTATATCCCATCAAAAGTTCCCATCTCTACCTTTATCGGTTAATCTCCGGGATTCCACGTACGGTTAAATTCCTTCCACTCTACCTTCAACAGCAAGCTGGTAAATCCATCCATATCCCACGGACGATTATTGTAAATGGTTCATGTCGCCGTCAACGTGGCATGGCCCTTCTGTCCAGTTACCTCCGATGGCTAGAAAAATTATTGCAGCTAGGTTCTTTTCTCTGTGGGGTATTTGTCCATTTTGTCAAGGACATGTTGTTTTCCTAGCTACACCCACCTATCTACAACATCCCACGACCATATGCATGCAAGTTGATCATCTTTCGTGTTTGTTTTACATAACCAGGCTTCATCTGAGATGtcaatgatttaattttagCCATTACTAGAGTGTATTTAAAACAAGAAGTTGTGAGATGGAGACGACGACAAcagttgtgtgtgtgtgttttgcgGGCCATGTTTAACTTCGATGATTAAAGCGTAGCGATAGAATCATGCTCTGGTTGTTTTTAAGTGCGATATACGTTTTACTTcgattatatatttaaaaatatttaattaattaatatgcgctatatttttaaaaatatatatattttttcaaactataaaaaTCACCAAACACACTCAGCATCACTTTTAAGGACCAGAAGCATCACTGTTGTGCCGAATTTTGCTGCTAATGATGACTAATCAATGGTGCGTTTCCCAGCCCCCCAATATTATATTAAGTTTATggtttatattttcaaatatgacCCCATGCCATGCATATTAAGTTTATAGTTAGGAAATgtgaaattttcttaaaattaacttgagtCCTCTGCTTAACCATTTTAGCAAAGCAATTAATCACAATTACTCCACAAATTGGTACGTCAAAAAAATACCcttctaattttgatttatttatgttggAGTAATTTGATCTCGAGATATTCGgacattaaaaaatcaactagacatttttttttagatatagttttaaaacttgatctgAAAGTTAATCTTGGATAAAACATGAGTCATGGGTCAAAAGAGTTGACCcgaaccctaattttttttaaaaaaaatgatattattttaacaaaaaaaatcaataaattgatgactgaattttgattaataaacttaaatttttgaCCTAATCagccattttttttgttctatttgtTGAGCAAGTCTGAGTTTTAAATCAATGCTTTAGAGTGTTTATTTATAACAGGATAGATGGTCTTTCCTTTACTTCTATTACCAAGACAGTAGCAACATATTTTTGTTGCAGAATACATCAGTTGAGCTGAGTTATTGTGAAATAAAACAAGCTAGCAaacaagggaaaagaaaaaaagaaattgctccGAATTAAAAGAAAACGAGATGCAAAAGGACATTAAGGACTGTCCCATCATGTTTCCttgaacaaacaaacaaaatggaGAAGGTTCTGTCATGTTTACAGCTACTTAAGCATGCTTTCATTTAAAAGCATGCAGACATGCCCTTAATAGTAGAAGAGCTTGTAGCTTCAAGTTTGGTAATGCAACCACCTGCTTTGGCTTGGTGGTGAATTATCTAGTTGATTTCTGgcggttttaaaaaaatcaaattaaagtaGATCTGATTAACCCTGTTGATTCCGCTCGTGATctaattgattttatcaaaatttaatttaaatttttttgttttaaaaattaaaaacttttatcaGGATCTAATAACTTCGAATAAAACCTTAAATACCTGACAGAGGCGCTGTATACAAGCGGGTTAAGCAGGAGCGTGCTTTTTCACTCTCGGTTTTCTTATTTCCCGCGCTTGGTTTGTGCCATTTGTCAtgctttttgtttgcttttttcccttttattaaCCGTGACTCTTGAACTAGAACTCCTTGTCAACTGGTAGCTCACCCCCCTCTTCTCTCTGTGCGTTTCTGGCTTTCTTTATCTATCTTTCTGTGCTTGTGACAATGGAAGGTGGACTCCCGATGCTTAACTGTCTCTTACAGCACACGCTGAGGAGCCTGTGTTCATGTACAGATTCTTCTAATCCTTCCAAATGGGTGTATGCAGTCTTTTGGAGGATACTGCCTAGGAATTACCCTCCACCAAAGTAGGAAACTTGAAATTGAAGTTATTTGCTCACTATAAAGGGccaaattattataatttggtTATCAGAAAGAATTTCAAAAGCTAATATTTTTCCCCAAGTGCATGCATGCCTAATGCCAAGGGGATACATTGTTTTCTTGCAGGTGGGATTATGGAGGCACTGCTCTTGATCGTtccaaaggaaacaaaagaaactggTAAGAATGACCAAAGTCCCTActcatttttctcttaattttggCCTAATGATGTATACCCTTCTTTTGGTGACTTTTCAGGATCCTAGTTTGGGAGGATGGATTTTGCGATGTCTATGAATGTGAGAGGGCAGGAACTGGGTACATGAAGGGAAGATTTGGAACAGATGTCTTCTTCAAAATGTCTCATGAAGTTTATAACTACGGGGAAGGGTGAGAATtgatatttctaaaattatgaCTTTTGTTGGTAACGATATGGTAGGCAAGTGAATGAAGGACATTGTATGGAAACTTATTGCAGATTAGTGGGGAAAGTTGCAGCAGATAACAGTCACAAATGGGTGTTCAAAGAAAACCCAAATGAGAGTGATCCGAACTTAATCTCCTCATGGAATATGTCAATTGAACCTGTAAGATGATCAGTACAAATTTTGCTCTAAAAGACTGAAAGCAGATAAGAATACTGCACTGCTTTTACCTTCTAACATAACTTTCTAATGTGTCTTTCCTTTATACAGCAGCCAAGAGCATGGgaatttcaattcaattcagGCATTCAGGTTGGTACTTTGATCACAATTCATTAAGCATAAGAAAATAGAAGCCAGCCCAATCACCAAAAGTTAATCCATGGAAGCTCATTACAACTATTTCTTGACTAGCAGACAATTGCCATCATTTCAGTCAGGGAAGGTGTCATTCAATTGGGTTCTTTTGATAAGGTActtctctccccctctctttctctcttgacTTCTAAATTTGTGCATTAACCAACAGGAATTTACTATCTTCTAGATTGTGGAAGACCTTAATTTGGTAATCAGTATACAGAGGAAATTCAGCTATCTCCAGAGCATACCAGGAATCTTTGCAATACAAAGACCATACCTGCCAATTCAGCATCCATACATTACCAAACCCAACACCCATACGATCGAAAACCAAGAAATAGCCTTCTCAGTTGATGACAAACGCCAAATAACAGGAGTTAAGAGATTGTTTCATGAAAGTTTAGATGATTTTCCAATAAAGGCAATCAACATGGGCTGGAACAGTCCCCAAAATGGAATCCCAGGACCCCCCATTTGGTCAATACCACCTCTTCTGCCCACCATGTCTTGCAGTCTCGGAGCTTTGTTATCAAAGTTACCTTCTGCGACCCCTTCCTATAGTAACATAGAAGCTCTTGGCACATCTCttcttaacaacaacaacaataatcgTACTAGTATAAGCCAGAGAGTCAGGGTTGATGATCTTGGAGTAACAAGAGAAGGCCAGCTAGTCTCCTCTGGCCATTTAGATGCTGCTCGAGAAGAAAAACCAACTTCCATAAAGCCTAGTTTAAACTTACCGGACAAGGTGGTCGGTTTTGGACATGTCAGAGAGGGAGAAAGTGCCTTGAGTCTCAACTGATCAGGAGAACCAAATTGCACTTATCATTGTATTTCATTGTCTTACGCACAAACGTGGCgttgttgataaattaatattagtGCATAATAAAACTCTCTTGATTGTATCCTAAGCTAACATTACATCACAAGCATGAAGTCACAATCAAATTTAGCCCTCGTAGATTTGTGCATTAGAATTTAGAAGCTGAACGCAACACACCTGTCTGGTGTCTACACTTTGGAGCAGAAATACAAGCTCAATACAGCCTACATAATGAGAGATGTTAATAGTTGCGAGGAGGCATCCCCTTCATCAAGGGCAGGTATGGGGTGGCATTGTGGGGTTGCGCAATCGTGGTCTATCCATATCCTTTTGGGCAGTGGTACTCAAGCATATGCAATGGTCCCCGAAAATCGAAGTAAAGATGAAAAATGACAAGAGATAATTGAGTGTAGGATCGAGTTGTTTTGTGAGACATTTGGTATCTAACCCCCGACACTAGGGATGGTCCCAACCtcaatttgttgatgattttcttttcagtcGATGTGCTCTCGTATTATGTCTTAAGAGAATGAGTTGTGATTTGTGTTGTGAAACATTCATCTGGTCCCATTTGCTAGGATAAGACAACATGTTAAGCTCGGTTGTGAACggtcaaaaatagaaaataaagtgAACTTGATCAACAACCTCGGAATTTGAATAATGCTGACAATTTTCTGAAGGtaagaaaaaacatggttgtTTCTAGTTTATGTATCTGGTTTTTCTGTCACGAGAAACAAGTGTTGTTCacaagacaaatcaccacttgcCAATTCTCATACTTTTAAGTTGATCGAACTTCGAGAATTTTGGAGATTGGAAAATTTCGTGGCATAAGTTAGAACTGGATTGAGGTAACACTCATGTTCTCATGTGAGAATTAAAATGCTCAGCAATCAAGGTTCTTAAATGCTGATGTTTGCTATTATCCATGCCTTCTCCTCCTGGTCTGGGATCTAACCTAGGAAAAAGTTTTGTTAAGGGGGTGTTTTATacagtttctatttttatttttaggtgttttttaaaaatatttttggtttaaaaacatattaaattaatatttttttgatagttttaattttgctaatttaaaaaaatctaaaaaatatattttcatttatttttaaataaaaaagctatttttaaaaacattatacatCACAATCATTATATATCACAATCCAAACTTTGGTCGCTCATGATCACCTAGTAcacaagttaattattttaattcaaaataattagtttaattttaactcgatcaaatttaaaatgaatttaattgaataaaccAAGTTTAATCAAActagtttaaattaaaacttgactttaataattatgtttttaaacaGCTCGTAAAATAAGGTTAATGGATATCATCCACCCTGTTAGTTAGAAGTATGAACCAAGGTTGTTAATTTCATTTCGATAGGTgttctgttttttcaattgaaatggaATGTTTTAGTTTCGAAGTGTTTCCGCGTGCCGTTTCGGtattgtactgttcatatatatatatatatatatatatatatatattcaacaaacataattcaaatttaagataaattaattataaattatgcaatacaaacacaatgccaaataaatataatttcaaaatttaaaatattcctaAATAGTGAAGATTAAATAGGTTtttaacaaaaagtaatttaacttaaacaaaatatcaaaatattatgaaaataaaatgttttaacacaaatattttaaatataaagttaggtcaatgttatcaaggctaatggaatctataGCATTccttattttgctcaaattcctacaaagtataaacatgaaaaaaacaacatgaatataaaccatatatattagtgataaatctaattttaaaaaattaatatcattattaatgaaaatagtaataataattttcaatattattatcaatatcattgttattgaaaatagtaatgaaaaagagctttttataattgggtgatttaattaattaaattgaacaaggttcaatttgattcaatagcTTTTCAAGAGCgaaacggaacatgtggaatgaaaccggaacgttccgggcggaatttagccgaaaaatccggaacgaaccaagatttaaaatgagatgaaatttgtttcgttttgtttcgttttttgaattgatatggaATGTTTCGGCAATTCCGAGCAAAACGGAACGAAATTAATATGAACACCCAGATTATGAAGACATGCCTACGAGaatagattatatataaaattgagcaTAAATGTTTAAAGTGCATGGATATTGCATTGGTAAGTatagattattttttcctttacagaaaaataaaaacaaaaaatgttctTCATAGATGATTTACaatgataaaactaaattacgataataaattaaaaatatactttataaaaatagctcaaaacattttttttaagaatgaacAGTGTACAAGTTAAAAcccataaattaaaagttaaaacatctaatttttaaaattaaataaaaaaaattgattcaatcTTGTAACAAATTTTCgattaaaatcaaaagttatttcCATGTAAACatacttgaaatatttttaatcaaaaaaaaaacttcaaaatcattttacaaGATCATATCAAAGATAACCTTTAAATCTCATAATTTCAAATCATGGGACGGGCCATGTTTTGATTAATAGGCTTATTATGCTGGTCTATTCTATTATACCCCATAATTTCAGAAAATGCTTTCCTTCTGTGTTGGAATAGGATTCTATCCTTTCCTTACACTTGCATGAGAAAAATCGAAATCAAATACTGATCATATTCAAATTTGTGCCTCATCGATATAACAAGGAACTGTGATTGTTGATTCATCTAGGGAAATAATTGAACTTTTAAATATGAATGCCACAGATACAAGAACTGCAGAGAAAAGGATAAATGCCATTGATGCTTAGCATACCACAATATACAAGCACCGCGGATGGTATTACAGACCAAATTCATCATAGTCATATTGCTAGATTATGACAACATTTACAGAAGATATTGGAAACAGATAACAAGCTGTCTATTCTCCAGATGCAATGcagataaatattaaattatttacacAATCAGCATCTTAATGATCATTTAATTATCATCCATCTTTGGGTGTCGAATGATGCAGAAATTAAGGTCTGCAGCAtaacaaaatcaagaagaaaagcaTCAAAACCAGCTATGattcttttctcatttctttgatTCTATCGACTGCTGCTTCTGGGCGTGAACTGATGCTCAAGCAACGCTGTTTTTGCCTTCAGTTCCGTGAGCCCAGTGAGGCTTAGCAGGAGTGCGTCGCAATGCCTTCACTCCAAATGGGTTGCCCTTGCTCTGTTCAGGAGTTCAAataatcaaaaacataaaattagatTTGTATGAATGATGATATACATAAAATGGTTGGAGAAGCTAAGTGTAGTTTGTCTTACAATCAAGCAGGTTCCTTCATTAACGTTGCAGACTGGGTACTCATGTGGGCAGCAGCTATAATGGTCATCACAGCAGGTGGCACCCTCGAGTGGGCAGCATCCCCATGCAAAGCAATACTTTCCATACTCAAAGATGCAGCAGCAAGTACTGCTATCAGGGCAGGAAAAGTAATTATCACACACGGAAGGAGGTTTTACTGGAGATGGAGGCGATGGACCAGGATTGGGGGGATTTTGGCCTTTCTTGATAGGGTAAGAGGGTTCTATTGCAATTCCACATTTTCCTGTTGGACTAGCAATGTTTCTCTCCATTCTGATATAGCCGCTCTCTCCCCAGCTCTTGCCCCATGAGTTCCTCACAATCCAGTAATCTTTACCCTTTTCAGTTCCGTAACCCACGG harbors:
- the LOC18104847 gene encoding uncharacterized protein LOC18104847 isoform X1, translated to MEGGLPMLNCLLQHTLRSLCSCTDSSNPSKWVYAVFWRILPRNYPPPKWDYGGTALDRSKGNKRNWILVWEDGFCDVYECERAGTGYMKGRFGTDVFFKMSHEVYNYGEGLVGKVAADNSHKWVFKENPNESDPNLISSWNMSIEPQPRAWEFQFNSGIQTIAIISVREGVIQLGSFDKIVEDLNLVISIQRKFSYLQSIPGIFAIQRPYLPIQHPYITKPNTHTIENQEIAFSVDDKRQITGVKRLFHESLDDFPIKAINMGWNSPQNGIPGPPIWSIPPLLPTMSCSLGALLSKLPSATPSYSNIEALGTSLLNNNNNNRTSISQRVRVDDLGVTREGQLVSSGHLDAAREEKPTSIKPSLNLPDKVVGFGHVREGESALSLN
- the LOC18104847 gene encoding uncharacterized protein LOC18104847 isoform X2; the encoded protein is MEGGLPMLNCLLQHTLRSLCSCTDSSNPSKWVYAVFWRILPRNYPPPKWDYGGTALDRSKGNKRNWILVWEDGFCDVYECERAGTGYMKGRFGTDVFFKMSHEVYNYGEGLVGKVAADNSHKWVFKENPNESDPNLISSWNMSIEPPRAWEFQFNSGIQTIAIISVREGVIQLGSFDKIVEDLNLVISIQRKFSYLQSIPGIFAIQRPYLPIQHPYITKPNTHTIENQEIAFSVDDKRQITGVKRLFHESLDDFPIKAINMGWNSPQNGIPGPPIWSIPPLLPTMSCSLGALLSKLPSATPSYSNIEALGTSLLNNNNNNRTSISQRVRVDDLGVTREGQLVSSGHLDAAREEKPTSIKPSLNLPDKVVGFGHVREGESALSLN